Proteins from a genomic interval of bacterium:
- a CDS encoding DUF58 domain-containing protein translates to MIPAEIIKKIRKIEISTGKLVNDVFSGEYHSVFKGRGMEFSDVREYQPGDDIRTIDWNVTARLNHLFVKQFVEERELTVMFLVDGSASESFGTRDRMKGELASEICAILAFSAIKNNDKVGLIIFTDKVEIFIPPRKGRQHVLRVIREILYYRPQGKSTNINSALEYLNKVIKRKTVTFLVSDFLTKGYEKLLRVTNKKHDVIAIIISDPREIILPAFGFIDLEDAETGERMLIDCSDENYIKEYAELSLRTQAKRNSLFKMMKIDFIEIATDVSYTNSLISFFKRRAKRFR, encoded by the coding sequence ATGATCCCGGCAGAAATAATAAAAAAAATAAGAAAAATTGAAATCAGTACCGGAAAACTGGTTAATGATGTGTTTTCAGGCGAGTACCACAGTGTTTTCAAAGGCCGGGGCATGGAATTTTCTGATGTGAGGGAATACCAGCCCGGTGATGATATTCGTACAATCGATTGGAATGTTACCGCCCGCTTGAACCACCTGTTTGTTAAACAATTTGTTGAAGAAAGAGAATTGACTGTAATGTTTTTGGTGGACGGTAGTGCATCGGAGAGTTTTGGTACCAGGGACAGAATGAAGGGGGAATTAGCCTCTGAAATATGTGCCATTCTCGCATTTTCCGCAATTAAAAACAATGACAAGGTCGGGCTTATAATTTTTACTGACAAGGTAGAAATATTTATACCGCCGAGAAAAGGCCGCCAGCACGTCTTAAGGGTAATCAGAGAAATTTTATATTACAGGCCGCAGGGAAAATCCACTAATATTAATTCCGCTCTTGAATATTTAAATAAGGTTATTAAAAGAAAAACGGTAACATTCTTAGTATCGGATTTTTTAACAAAGGGATACGAAAAACTCCTGAGGGTAACAAACAAAAAACATGATGTAATTGCAATAATCATTAGTGACCCGAGAGAAATTATCCTGCCGGCTTTTGGTTTTATCGATTTGGAAGACGCGGAAACGGGAGAAAGGATGCTGATTGACTGCAGTGATGAAAATTATATTAAAGAATACGCGGAATTATCTTTAAGAACGCAGGCAAAAAGAAACAGTTTATTTAAAATGATGAAAATTGATTTTATAGAAATTGCAACTGATGTTTCTTACACAAATTCTTTAATATCATTTTTTAAACGCAGGGCTAAAAGGTTTCGCTGA